In Hymenobacter gelipurpurascens, one DNA window encodes the following:
- a CDS encoding LysR family transcriptional regulator: MLSHPHEIFLEVARQLSFTKAGQTLFLSQSAVSKQVKALEEHYKTGLFERLGNSIVLTPPGELLYRKLLLAKQLQHELHQEFTELSPDFSPQVHMVIGASTTISLYVIPPVLSAYLGQYPNTQLTLKNRNSENILKALLDHEIDLGIIEGIHKVSNVTYTSLLTDEVVAVCSARNPLHRQELDARDLLRVPVALREVGSGTLAVLEEALAEKHIKLTDLSVKVRLGGTEALKNFVRVDTCLAFLPRQSVMNELASGELMEVKVRDLNLVRHFDFVQRKGTENNVPYRSFVQFARRYYSKQE; encoded by the coding sequence ATGCTTTCTCACCCGCACGAAATCTTCTTGGAAGTAGCCCGGCAGCTCAGCTTCACGAAAGCCGGGCAAACGCTGTTCCTGAGCCAGTCGGCGGTGAGCAAGCAGGTGAAAGCCCTGGAAGAGCACTACAAAACGGGCCTGTTCGAGCGTCTCGGCAACAGCATTGTGCTCACGCCTCCCGGCGAGCTGCTCTACCGCAAGCTGCTGCTGGCCAAACAGCTGCAGCATGAGTTGCATCAGGAGTTCACGGAGCTCAGCCCCGACTTCTCGCCTCAGGTGCACATGGTCATTGGAGCCAGCACCACCATTTCGCTCTACGTCATTCCGCCGGTGCTTTCGGCCTACCTGGGCCAGTACCCCAACACCCAGCTCACGCTCAAAAACCGCAACTCCGAGAACATTCTGAAGGCACTGCTCGACCACGAAATCGACCTCGGTATCATCGAAGGGATTCACAAAGTCAGCAACGTGACCTACACCTCCTTGCTGACGGACGAAGTGGTGGCCGTGTGCTCCGCGCGCAACCCCCTGCACCGGCAGGAGCTGGATGCCCGCGACCTGCTGCGCGTGCCGGTGGCACTCCGGGAAGTGGGCTCGGGTACGCTGGCGGTACTGGAAGAAGCGCTAGCGGAAAAGCACATCAAGCTCACCGATTTATCCGTGAAAGTGCGGTTGGGGGGCACGGAGGCCCTCAAAAACTTTGTGCGTGTAGATACCTGCTTGGCCTTTTTGCCGCGGCAATCCGTCATGAATGAGCTGGCCTCGGGGGAGCTGATGGAGGTGAAAGTGCGCGACTTGAACTTAGTGCGTCATTTTGATTTTGTGCAGCGGAAGGGCACCGAAAACAATGTGCCCTACAGGAGCTTCGTGCAGTTTGCCCGGCGCTATTATTCCAAACAGGAATAG
- a CDS encoding glutamate-5-semialdehyde dehydrogenase produces MHLQDTFRATQQASRALGQVPAETIRALLLDLATEAVASTPFLLAENEKDLAQMAPEDPKYDRLKLSAARIESIADDIRNVAALPSPLGQVLQQQTLPNGLHLSKVRVPLGVLGVIYETRPNVTFDVAALCLKTGNACLLKGGSDAAHSNQAISTVIQRVLGHYNLDANSVTLLPPDRQATEALLQAIGYVDVLIPRGSQQLIDYVRQNAKVPVIETGAGIVHTYFDETGDLEKGQAIIANAKTRRVSVCNALDCLLVHVARLADLPALLAPLGQSGVLLYADQQAYAALHGTYPSELLQPATPEHFGTEFLSLKMAVKTVTGLAEALGHIAAHGSKHSEVIISEDAAHIEQFLNEVDAAAVYANASTAFTDGAQFGLGAEIGISTQKLHARGPMGLEELTSYKWLVRGTGQVR; encoded by the coding sequence ATGCACCTTCAAGATACTTTCCGAGCCACCCAACAAGCCAGCCGGGCGCTAGGCCAGGTTCCGGCCGAAACTATCCGGGCTCTTCTGTTGGATTTGGCTACCGAGGCAGTAGCCTCCACACCCTTCCTGCTGGCAGAAAATGAAAAGGATCTGGCTCAGATGGCGCCGGAGGACCCCAAGTACGACCGACTCAAACTCAGCGCTGCCCGCATTGAAAGCATTGCCGATGATATCCGCAATGTGGCTGCGCTGCCCTCGCCGCTAGGCCAGGTGCTGCAGCAACAGACCTTGCCCAACGGCCTTCACCTCTCCAAAGTGCGCGTGCCGCTGGGTGTGTTGGGCGTCATCTACGAGACTCGCCCCAACGTGACCTTCGATGTGGCGGCGCTGTGTCTGAAAACCGGCAACGCCTGCCTGCTCAAAGGCGGCTCCGATGCCGCGCACTCCAACCAGGCCATCAGCACCGTTATTCAGCGCGTGCTAGGCCACTACAACCTCGATGCAAACAGCGTAACGCTGCTCCCCCCCGACCGCCAAGCCACGGAAGCACTGCTGCAGGCCATCGGCTACGTAGATGTATTGATTCCGCGCGGCAGCCAGCAGCTGATTGATTATGTGCGCCAAAACGCGAAAGTCCCCGTCATTGAAACCGGTGCCGGCATCGTGCACACCTACTTCGACGAAACCGGCGACCTGGAGAAAGGCCAGGCCATCATTGCCAACGCCAAAACCCGCCGAGTCAGCGTTTGCAATGCCCTGGACTGCCTGCTGGTGCACGTGGCCCGGCTGGCGGATTTGCCCGCGCTGCTGGCTCCGCTAGGCCAGTCGGGAGTACTGCTCTACGCCGATCAGCAGGCCTACGCGGCGCTACATGGCACTTACCCCTCGGAGCTGCTGCAACCCGCCACCCCAGAGCATTTCGGCACCGAATTTCTCTCCCTGAAGATGGCCGTGAAAACCGTAACTGGCCTAGCCGAAGCCCTAGGCCACATTGCCGCCCACGGCTCCAAGCACAGCGAAGTCATCATCTCGGAAGACGCCGCCCACATCGAGCAGTTCCTAAATGAGGTAGATGCCGCTGCCGTGTACGCCAACGCCTCCACCGCCTTCACCGACGGCGCCCAGTTCGGCCTCGGCGCCGAAATCGGCATCAGCACCCAGAAACTCCACGCCCGCGGCCCCATGGGCCTGGAAGAGCTAACCAGCTACAAGTGGCTGGTACGAGGCACCGGGCAGGTGCGGTGA
- the proB gene encoding glutamate 5-kinase: MALPYHRIIVKIGSNVLTQENGLPDHARISHLVEQIAGLKKQGKEVIVVSSGAVASGRSLVQVPEKADAVTSRQVLAAVGQVKLLATYAELLGHYALLCAQVLVTKEDFRDRQHYLNMQNCFRALLQNNIIPIVNENDVISVTELMFTDNDELAGLVASMLNADALLILSNVDGIFNGDPKDPASELITEIEPTTTSFSSFVTTQRSQFGRGGMITKCHMAHKVAQLGIAVHIANGKTENVLPRLLNQEVPNTRFLPNKTASSKKKWIAHSDLAAKGAVQINAGAKAALTAVGKATSLLPVGILGIIGSFQKGDIIRILDETSKAIGLGLAEYGSEKALERLGHQNQKPLVHYDYLFLTADIS; this comes from the coding sequence ATGGCGCTTCCTTACCACCGGATCATTGTCAAAATCGGTTCCAACGTCCTGACCCAGGAGAACGGCTTGCCCGACCACGCCCGCATAAGCCACCTGGTAGAGCAGATTGCCGGCCTGAAAAAGCAGGGCAAGGAAGTGATTGTAGTATCATCGGGGGCGGTGGCTTCGGGGCGCAGCCTGGTGCAGGTTCCCGAGAAGGCCGATGCCGTTACAAGCCGGCAGGTGCTGGCCGCCGTAGGCCAGGTAAAGCTGCTTGCCACCTACGCCGAGCTGCTAGGCCACTATGCGCTGCTATGCGCGCAGGTGCTCGTCACGAAAGAAGACTTCCGCGACCGGCAGCACTACCTGAACATGCAGAACTGCTTCCGGGCGCTGCTCCAGAACAACATCATTCCCATTGTAAATGAGAACGATGTGATTTCCGTGACGGAGCTGATGTTCACCGACAACGACGAGCTGGCCGGCCTGGTGGCGTCTATGCTCAACGCCGATGCCTTACTGATTCTGAGCAACGTAGATGGTATTTTCAACGGCGACCCGAAAGACCCGGCTTCGGAGCTGATTACGGAAATCGAGCCCACTACCACCAGCTTCTCCTCTTTCGTCACCACGCAACGCTCCCAGTTCGGGCGCGGCGGCATGATTACGAAGTGCCACATGGCCCACAAAGTGGCGCAGCTGGGGATTGCGGTGCACATTGCCAATGGCAAAACCGAGAACGTACTGCCGCGCCTGCTCAATCAGGAGGTGCCTAACACGCGCTTTCTGCCCAACAAAACGGCCTCCAGCAAGAAGAAATGGATTGCCCATTCTGACCTTGCTGCCAAAGGAGCCGTGCAAATTAATGCGGGCGCTAAAGCCGCGCTTACGGCCGTCGGCAAGGCAACTAGCCTGTTGCCCGTGGGCATCCTGGGCATTATCGGCTCGTTCCAGAAAGGCGACATCATTCGGATCCTGGATGAAACCAGCAAGGCCATAGGCCTAGGCCTGGCGGAATACGGCTCCGAGAAAGCGTTGGAACGGCTAGGCCACCAGAACCAAAAGCCGCTGGTCCATTATGATTACTTGTTCCTGACGGCAGATATTAGCTGA
- a CDS encoding tetratricopeptide repeat protein, which yields MEQANWPDRILLLLRQGRAVQAEQELHRVLHSDPNDAHAHALMALALLEQSRPEEARTHAHTSVGLSPEHDFAYYLLSLTHQRLQQPEEARQAIEQALALDPTDPNYHHTLGILRFTQGQWAAALRAAEMGLAYDPEHVDCLGLRARCLTRLGRPEDAASSLSQALLYDPDDAGTHADAGWVALESGRHKEALEHFRNALRLAPTSEYARSGLVEALKARYWLYRAFLRFTVWTEGLSSMSRRLLFIGLYILVRFVPVLLPLYLPFVFMSWFADPLFNGLLLLNPYGRHALSNAQRRQALAFMGMLAAATVLFTSASLFSQGWLGSIGLGLLAAIFPAIVALRPRVTVRARRWALAAMVVMVLLGLVGGALHLLYPASDTFQGAMGLLLIIWVIFIWSMALS from the coding sequence ATGGAACAAGCCAACTGGCCCGACCGAATTCTGCTGCTGCTCCGGCAGGGCCGCGCCGTGCAAGCCGAGCAGGAACTGCACCGCGTGCTCCACTCCGACCCCAACGATGCGCACGCCCACGCCCTGATGGCGCTGGCCCTGCTGGAGCAAAGCCGGCCCGAAGAAGCCCGCACGCATGCCCATACCTCCGTAGGCCTGTCGCCGGAGCACGACTTTGCGTATTACCTGCTGAGCCTGACCCACCAGCGCCTGCAGCAGCCCGAAGAAGCCCGCCAGGCCATTGAGCAGGCCCTGGCCCTCGACCCCACCGACCCCAACTATCACCATACACTAGGCATTCTGCGCTTCACGCAGGGCCAGTGGGCCGCCGCCCTGCGCGCCGCCGAAATGGGACTTGCTTACGACCCCGAACACGTTGATTGCCTGGGCCTGCGGGCGCGCTGCCTCACCCGCCTCGGCCGCCCCGAAGATGCTGCCAGCTCCCTCTCTCAAGCCCTGCTCTACGACCCCGACGATGCCGGCACCCACGCCGACGCCGGCTGGGTAGCCCTGGAAAGTGGCCGACACAAGGAGGCGCTGGAGCATTTCCGCAATGCCCTGCGCCTCGCCCCTACCTCGGAGTATGCCCGTAGTGGCCTGGTAGAAGCCCTAAAGGCTCGTTATTGGCTGTATCGGGCGTTTCTGCGGTTCACCGTCTGGACCGAGGGGCTAAGCAGCATGTCGCGCCGCCTGCTGTTCATTGGTCTGTACATTCTGGTGCGCTTCGTGCCGGTGTTGCTGCCGCTGTATCTGCCGTTTGTATTCATGAGCTGGTTTGCCGACCCCCTGTTCAACGGTTTGCTGCTGCTGAATCCCTATGGCCGCCATGCCCTCTCCAATGCCCAACGCCGCCAAGCCCTGGCCTTTATGGGAATGCTGGCGGCGGCTACCGTGCTGTTCACTTCCGCTTCCCTCTTCAGCCAGGGCTGGCTGGGCTCAATTGGGCTAGGCCTGTTGGCGGCCATTTTTCCGGCAATTGTGGCCTTGCGCCCCCGGGTAACGGTGCGGGCCAGGCGCTGGGCCCTGGCAGCTATGGTAGTGATGGTGCTGCTAGGCCTGGTAGGCGGCGCGCTGCACTTGCTCTACCCCGCCTCCGATACCTTCCAGGGTGCTATGGGTCTGTTATTAATTATCTGGGTGATTTTCATCTGGTCGATGGCGCTCAGTTGA
- a CDS encoding threonine synthase — MTSTLLDTTTRLQELHCAACDAPHSAFQLQRVSECCGQPLVARYDLREPISRTAGIDLAENSMWRYHSLLPLLDEANRVSLGEGWTPMLTLQRLGHRYGLRDLRLKDEGQNPTGSFKARGLSMAISKAKELGVTGCIIPTAGNAGVAMAAYCARAGLRAVVVMPRHTPKAFKEECYWYGAEVHLVDGLINDCAARVRELNANGELLDISTLKEPYRLEGKKTMGYELAEQLNWTLPDVLLYPAGGGTGLIGIWKALREMQQLGWLPKEAKLPRMVAVQSANCCPLVETRAGRQANCHSYVGQPTIANGLAVPRPLGEPLMLQTLDESQGLALAITDEQMLEGMRELARLEGLFVAPEGAAVWMAARHLLETGWLRPEEQILLLNTGSGQKYLDNVEGQY; from the coding sequence ATGACTTCTACTCTCCTCGACACCACTACCCGCCTCCAGGAGCTGCACTGCGCCGCCTGCGATGCCCCTCACTCTGCCTTCCAGCTGCAGCGCGTATCCGAGTGCTGCGGCCAGCCGCTCGTGGCCCGCTACGATTTGCGGGAGCCAATTTCCCGCACCGCTGGCATTGATCTGGCCGAGAACTCCATGTGGCGCTACCACTCCCTGCTGCCCCTGCTTGATGAGGCCAACCGCGTGAGCTTAGGTGAGGGCTGGACGCCTATGCTTACCCTCCAGCGCCTAGGCCACCGCTACGGCCTCCGCGACCTGCGCCTCAAAGACGAGGGGCAAAATCCCACAGGCTCCTTCAAGGCCCGCGGCCTGAGTATGGCCATTTCCAAAGCTAAAGAGCTGGGCGTCACGGGCTGTATCATCCCAACGGCTGGCAATGCCGGGGTGGCTATGGCGGCTTATTGTGCCCGGGCCGGCCTACGCGCCGTGGTGGTGATGCCTCGGCATACGCCCAAGGCCTTCAAGGAGGAGTGCTACTGGTACGGCGCCGAAGTGCACCTCGTGGATGGCCTCATCAACGACTGCGCCGCGCGAGTGCGGGAGCTCAATGCCAATGGCGAACTGCTCGATATTTCTACCCTGAAAGAGCCGTATCGTCTCGAAGGCAAAAAAACGATGGGTTACGAGTTGGCCGAACAGCTCAACTGGACCCTCCCCGATGTGCTGCTGTACCCGGCTGGCGGCGGCACCGGACTCATCGGTATCTGGAAAGCCCTGCGCGAAATGCAGCAGCTGGGCTGGTTGCCGAAAGAGGCCAAATTGCCCCGCATGGTGGCGGTGCAGTCGGCCAACTGCTGCCCGTTGGTAGAAACCCGCGCTGGTCGCCAAGCCAACTGCCATAGCTACGTAGGCCAGCCTACCATTGCCAATGGCCTAGCTGTGCCGCGCCCCCTCGGCGAGCCGCTAATGCTGCAGACCCTGGATGAATCGCAGGGCCTTGCCTTGGCCATCACGGATGAGCAGATGCTGGAAGGCATGCGCGAGCTGGCCCGCTTAGAAGGGTTGTTTGTAGCGCCCGAAGGGGCGGCCGTCTGGATGGCTGCCCGCCACCTGCTCGAAACCGGGTGGCTGCGGCCCGAGGAGCAAATTCTGCTGCTGAACACAGGCTCTGGCCAGAAGTACCTTGATAACGTGGAAGGGCAGTATTAG
- a CDS encoding ammonium transporter: MKSDAPVFRPGYSVFALILLIGLALLAAFVQVPHPAAAPGSLNGADVAWMLTATAFVLIMTPGLSFFYGGMVRPKNVISTMLQSFVALGVITVLFYFVGFSLCYGDSWHGLIGNPLTFAMLRNVGTAPNPAFAASIPFVLYFAFQLKFAIITPALITGSFAERVRFKGYLAFMVLFSLFIYCPLAHWTWHPEGFLHKWGVLDFAGGTVVHISAGVAALAGALVLGRRSSHLRPSSFSTPNVPYVMLGTGLLWFGWFGFNAGSALGANELAAVSFVNTNLASGAALIAWILVEIVRGGKPTAVGACTGAVVGLVAITPAAGFVDYGQSILIGVIGALVSHAAVHWQNSRTTIDDTLDVFPCHGLGGIVGMLLTGVFAAKDGLIYGKTSLFGYHVLGLFIVVAYSFVGAWVLLKVTDRIFGLRVKLQEEELGLDLSQHEESTYHIDEEFERTYRRDPMTENANQLV, from the coding sequence ATGAAATCCGATGCACCCGTCTTTCGGCCCGGATATAGCGTGTTTGCTCTGATCCTGCTGATTGGGCTGGCTTTACTGGCTGCCTTCGTGCAGGTGCCGCATCCGGCCGCGGCCCCCGGCTCCCTGAATGGAGCGGATGTAGCCTGGATGCTGACGGCCACCGCCTTTGTACTGATCATGACGCCGGGGCTGTCGTTTTTCTACGGCGGAATGGTGCGGCCCAAAAACGTTATCAGCACCATGCTTCAGAGCTTTGTCGCCCTGGGCGTTATTACCGTGCTGTTCTATTTCGTGGGGTTCTCGCTTTGCTACGGCGACTCTTGGCACGGGCTGATTGGCAACCCGCTTACGTTTGCCATGCTGCGCAACGTGGGCACGGCCCCCAATCCGGCCTTTGCGGCTAGTATTCCGTTCGTGCTGTACTTCGCATTTCAGCTCAAATTTGCCATCATCACCCCAGCCCTCATCACGGGTTCCTTCGCGGAGAGGGTTCGGTTTAAGGGCTATCTGGCATTTATGGTGCTGTTTAGCCTGTTCATCTACTGCCCCTTGGCCCACTGGACGTGGCATCCCGAGGGATTTCTGCACAAGTGGGGCGTTCTGGATTTTGCGGGCGGTACGGTAGTGCATATTTCAGCGGGCGTGGCGGCGCTGGCGGGCGCACTGGTGCTCGGCCGCCGATCGTCGCATCTGCGGCCATCCTCGTTCTCAACCCCAAATGTGCCCTACGTAATGCTGGGAACTGGCCTGCTGTGGTTTGGCTGGTTCGGGTTTAATGCAGGCTCGGCGCTGGGGGCGAATGAGCTGGCTGCCGTATCCTTCGTGAATACCAACCTGGCCTCCGGTGCCGCCCTCATTGCCTGGATTCTGGTGGAGATTGTGCGGGGCGGTAAGCCTACGGCCGTGGGTGCCTGCACCGGCGCCGTAGTAGGCCTAGTGGCCATTACACCCGCCGCCGGCTTCGTTGACTATGGGCAGAGCATCCTGATTGGAGTAATTGGCGCTCTGGTTAGCCATGCTGCCGTGCACTGGCAGAACAGCCGCACTACCATTGATGATACCCTGGATGTATTTCCTTGCCACGGCCTCGGTGGCATTGTGGGCATGCTGCTGACGGGTGTTTTCGCGGCCAAAGACGGATTGATTTATGGCAAAACCAGCCTGTTTGGCTACCACGTGCTCGGCCTCTTTATTGTGGTGGCCTATTCCTTTGTGGGTGCCTGGGTGCTGCTCAAAGTCACGGACCGCATTTTTGGCCTGCGGGTGAAGCTGCAGGAAGAGGAACTGGGCCTCGACCTCAGCCAGCACGAGGAATCCACATACCACATCGATGAGGAGTTCGAGCGCACGTACCGCCGCGACCCTATGACAGAAAACGCCAACCAGCTGGTGTAA
- a CDS encoding M28 family peptidase, translating into MHGLLLTPILLACEPAGSKRRLPATSVSTQPNNRMGADQNRLYADVKFLTSLQPARNYRNLRSLNEAADYIKAEFEKLQAEDSRVEEQVFRADGRQYRNLILSFGSEEAPRLIIGAHYDVYGEYPGADDNASAVAGLLETARLLHHYGSNLKYRVELVAYPNEEPPYFATQYMGSAVHAKSLHDAGAAVRAMLCYEMIGYFRDEPGSQRFPNEQLAARYPDTGNFIIVVGRTGQEEFTQCVQELMQTKATIDVQRINLPAEMGLAGLSDHRNYWKYGYEALMINDTSFLRNPHYHLASDTIETLDFKRMAEVVNGTYAVVLGL; encoded by the coding sequence TTGCACGGCCTGCTCCTTACCCCAATCCTGCTGGCCTGTGAGCCGGCCGGCTCTAAGCGCCGCCTGCCTGCAACCTCTGTTTCCACTCAACCCAATAACCGTATGGGCGCCGACCAAAACCGATTGTATGCCGATGTGAAGTTCCTGACGTCGTTGCAGCCCGCGCGCAACTACCGCAATCTGCGGAGCCTGAACGAGGCGGCCGATTATATCAAGGCGGAGTTCGAGAAGCTGCAGGCGGAAGACAGTCGGGTAGAGGAGCAAGTGTTTCGGGCCGATGGGCGACAGTACCGCAACCTCATCCTTTCGTTTGGTTCTGAGGAGGCGCCGCGCCTGATAATAGGGGCCCACTACGATGTGTATGGCGAGTATCCGGGCGCCGACGACAACGCCAGCGCCGTGGCAGGCCTGCTGGAAACAGCACGCCTGCTACACCACTACGGCTCTAACCTGAAATACCGGGTGGAGCTGGTAGCCTACCCCAACGAGGAGCCGCCTTACTTCGCCACGCAGTACATGGGCAGCGCCGTGCACGCCAAGTCGCTGCACGATGCGGGTGCCGCCGTGCGGGCCATGCTTTGCTACGAAATGATTGGCTACTTCCGGGATGAGCCGGGCTCCCAGCGTTTCCCGAATGAGCAGCTGGCCGCGCGGTACCCTGACACCGGTAACTTCATTATAGTAGTAGGCCGCACCGGGCAGGAAGAGTTTACGCAGTGCGTGCAGGAACTCATGCAAACCAAGGCCACCATTGATGTGCAGCGCATTAACCTGCCCGCCGAAATGGGCCTGGCGGGCCTCTCCGACCACCGCAACTACTGGAAATACGGCTACGAGGCTCTCATGATCAACGACACGTCCTTCCTGCGCAACCCCCATTACCACCTGGCTTCCGACACCATCGAAACGCTGGATTTCAAGCGCATGGCCGAAGTGGTAAACGGCACATACGCCGTAGTTCTGGGCCTCTAG